The following are encoded together in the Acidimicrobiales bacterium genome:
- a CDS encoding isochorismatase family protein, with product MRFGAEVALVVVDVQNDFADPRGSLYVAGGEEVAAAVGADVRAAGAAGAPVVYTQDWHPPDTPHFAKDGGTWPVHCVAGTWGAELVRDLEVAGPVVRKGTGGEDGYSGFTVRDPLSGAAGATGLESLLRDRGVQRLVVAGLATDYCVMETVLDGLRLGFGVTVLTGLVRAVDLEAGAGDRALAAMEDAGARLEP from the coding sequence GTGAGGTTCGGTGCCGAGGTCGCGCTGGTCGTGGTCGACGTGCAGAACGACTTCGCCGATCCCCGGGGCTCGCTGTACGTCGCCGGCGGCGAGGAGGTGGCGGCGGCGGTCGGCGCCGACGTGCGCGCCGCGGGCGCAGCCGGAGCGCCCGTCGTGTACACCCAGGACTGGCACCCGCCCGACACGCCCCACTTCGCCAAGGACGGGGGCACCTGGCCGGTGCACTGCGTCGCGGGAACGTGGGGGGCCGAGCTGGTGCGCGACCTGGAGGTCGCGGGCCCGGTCGTGCGGAAGGGCACCGGCGGCGAGGATGGCTATTCGGGCTTCACCGTGCGCGACCCGCTCTCGGGCGCGGCGGGCGCGACCGGTCTGGAGTCGCTGCTGCGTGACCGGGGAGTGCAGCGCCTGGTCGTGGCCGGCCTCGCCACCGACTACTGCGTCATGGAGACCGTGCTCGACGGTCTCCGCCTCGGCTTCGGCGTCACCGTGCTCACCGGCCTGGTCCGCGCCGTGGACCTGGAGGCGGGCGCCGGCGATCGCGCCCTGGCGGCGATGGAGGACGCCGGCGCTCGGCTCGAGCCCTGA